In Oncorhynchus kisutch isolate 150728-3 linkage group LG11, Okis_V2, whole genome shotgun sequence, the genomic stretch ATCCCCATCTCAACCCAGTTGACGTAGACAGAGGCTCGTTAAGGGGTGGGCtcttgccttagaccgctgcgccactcaggaggcattgcatcacagtgctagaggagtcaccaCAGATcagggtttgatcccgggctgtatcacaaccgactgatcaggagtcccattgggtagtgcacaattggcccagcgtcttccgggttaggtGATGGTTTGGCCGGAGggtctttacttggctcattatgctctagcgactccttgtggcgggccaggcgcctgcaggctgacctctaGTCAGCCGAACAGTGTTTCTTTCGACACattagtgcggctggcttccgggttaagcgggcgggtgttaagaactGCGGTTTGGCAGGTCACGtctcggaggacgcatgactcaaccgTCGCCTCCCGAGGCCTTTGGAGAGTTgcaacgatgagacaagatcgaaattgggggtaaaatttaagaagaaaaaaaagaagtggCCTCTTCAGCAGGTGCTAATCAATTAAGCTGATTCCATAGTTTAAAGACTGGCACAGAATAACACAACAGGGAGCGAGCTTTGAATGCAGTGAGTCAATCTGCTGGTCCTTCCAATTTTAGTTTGAGGTGATTTGAGTATGTTTTAATATTAAACATTCCTGTCGGCCAACCTGTAAATTTAAATTCTTCATCTTTGCCTCATGTTGGCCTACATGCAATACTTAATATCTAGTTGAGATCTCTCACTGCATTAGGCTACATTAGATTGGCACTCATGGATTGCGCCAATGCATACTCACCCAGTATTTTCTGCAGTTTTTGTATCTCAGAAAATATGCAGAACACATGTTCTTATCATAGTTATTGGCATCCAAACATTTCTGAGAGCCATCACTTTCCTGGAAAAGAGTAAAGTCATGTGGTTCAATTTGACAGAAATTACATTAACATTTAAACCAGTATAGATCAAATGTAGTAGGCATAATCTCATTCAAACATGCAGCCTGCATACTAATACATACTTCAATGCATGGGTTTATATCTTTACTTCGAAGCTTGCGCACGTTTTTGTCCATTTCTTGCTGCGTCGCTGAAAAAAAACAAATGTGCAATACATTGAAGTCGGTACATTGTCTCGTGCAATTAAACAATTTATATGAACACGGTTGACTACAATAAAACATACAAGGTCAGGGATGGACCCATTGACCTATGTATTCTCAAGTGCGGCAACAATGACTAGATAAATATCAGGTACAAAAAAAAGTTACCATAATTTCAGGAACAGAAAACTCATAACGTTGTTGCTACAGCTCGAGCTACATGGATGAACGTCAGAGAAGGCGAAGCGAGAGCGTTTACGGCGCTCAAAATCTGTCCACGAAATAAGACCACGAAGTATTTATTTTGTATGGGAGACGGTGGCGAATTTGTTTAACAAAAACATTTAATCGCTCATTTCCTACTTGAGGCTTATTTGATGTTATAGAAGTTATGTAATGGTTATGTTGTTACGAATGCACTGACAGTGGACGCACGTGGCATTTTGGCaaagaaaaaaaatctttaaATCGGAGTTGTGCCTGTTCACAAGCATATCTGCCCTCTAATTGGTtggaatggtcccacctgatctcgcctaCCTTCCATCTTCGTGGACATATTTCCATTGTTAGTGCCGTCACTcaactatcttgtcaatataatagatcatCTTTGTCATTGACCTTCGAATGAGTGAGCTAGCTACTGCAACTATAGCAGCTAACTAATAAAAAATTAAGCCCGCAAGAGGGCTAACGACGCTTTCTGCTAACCGATGTCACAAAAGCGACACTGCAAAGGCAAAAGGTTACCTCAAAAGTTGTGCATGACTCTCCCCAAAGAAGTATGATAGTGCCGCAgctagcatagctagctagccagccaggaAGTCGAATTGTTTGATAATGATATTTTCACGCGACACCGAACCTTTCGCAAATCACTGCGCTTCGACTTTGGTCAAATCTACATGACCGCCCACCGCGTTCCGCACTTACTTTTCTTGATGTTATGTGGAAATCTtggttgaatacttatgcatCTATTCCCTCATGTCAGTTCGAACGTCATTTAATAACATCGCACTACGATGTTCATGACGTCTGCAACAAACTGACAGCAACACTGACCAACAGGACAAAATACAGAAACGACGACAGGGTACTTTTCAGTAAACTGACAGGTCGATACGCCAATAGGACGGTTCTAATGACATTCTTAGTCCACCTATTGTTATAAATAAAACCAAAATGAAGTCAATACGATTGACAGTATCACTAGCGAGTCCGAAAATTGAACTTTATTAAAAGGGACAAACAATGACACTGAAATATAAAAGTGACAAGACGTTACACAAATCAAAAATAAGAGGTGGGAGGGATATTGAGTAGGCGTGGCCAAAATGTATGTTTGGTTGCATCGCAGCGCATACACAATGGCTGCTGGAAAGAGGGGAAAGCAAACAATTTTCAGGCCCGCCGCGTCTAGCAAAAAATATgagaaaaaaattataaaaaattcGGAAAATAGTTGAAAGTCAAGAAAAACTCCGTAGAAAGGATGTTAAGGCTCCTGGGGTGAGTTTGGCGTAATTTAAGTAAATTGTTACGGAGTTCTTGAATTAAAATATCGGGGTTATTCAAATTATGAGAGAGGGGTGAGCTAGGGAAAAAAGTTTGTGTTAATCAGCACCCAGTTTGGGACCTCAGAGGAAACCAAAGGAAGACAGAAATATTAAgaaaatttaaataaattgtgTCATTAGCGCTAGGCATGTCACGTTGCGTAATAGTGAATGTCAACAACCATGGAAAACAGTTGAGTTGAGAAAAGTTAAGAAAAGTTTAGCAATTTTGTTTCGTTTACGTTTTTCCTGAATATAATAACAACAGTGCTGCGAGGACAGCCGACGGGAACACACGCGCACTTAAATATATCAAAATTATTTAGAAATGCATGCTGTGcgcatactgtttttatttttacccacatGAAGGCTACACCAGAAAACACTGTAAACATGCCCTTATCGATAGAAGCATTTTGCCGAAACTTGAAAATACGCAATTTAATATGTGAATTGTGATTTTATTAtctctgtattatgtcatttttTCATCAAGAATGTAGGCCCTATAGACAGAACACGTATTTGACTAAAATCAGAGATGACAGTGCAACTTTGGGTTAGTTTAAATAGACAAGTATCGAAGAGAAGAAGTTGCTTGTCAATACCATAAACAACCAAAATGGAGGGAGAACTGCGGGCAAACTAATTAGGCGATGCTAAACATTTGCTTATGCATGTGTTCATGTCCGTCTATTTTGTACAGAGAGTTATACTAAGTTTAACAACATGCATTGGATGATGTTACAAGCTGCTGCTATGTTACATCAAAATCACGTCCCATTGACTTTGATGCGATTAATTAAAATGTTTATATTTGCAGGTTGCTTATATTATCAAATTCAGATTGGACATGATGATCAGTAGCATTGCATGTATGATGCACTGATATAGTAGGCTATCTGTTTTTTTGTGTCGTGTATAAAGCTATTCCCAGGTTATTGTTAGCCATAGCATTGAGCCCCTGCTATCTGACTGGTGCTGCTCATGGCTATAGGACGCACGAGGAGCCTATAGCAACATGGCAGAACCTCTACAAGTGAACTCGAGATGGGTTCACACTGCTGTTTGGCTTAGGTTTTACAGTCATGTAGGCTATTGGCCGTTTTGGGGAGGTTTCTCTTGAATGTCACAATTGCGCTATGGATTTCCTATTGTGCATGTTCAGCCAATATGTCGATGTTGTCTCCTATGTCATAACTATTTGGCTTATATGGTGAATAGCAAGATGCAAAACATTTTGAAGTGTGTGCTTTGCCCTCCTAAATTGGTTTTCACATGGTGACAAGTTTTACATCTTAAAGAGAATGTCTTTCCCCTGCCTTCTCCTCGTTTTATCATTTTATGAGCGGGTTTGATTGGCATTTACATGACTGTAAACATGTCAGATGCAgccgttaaaaaaaaaaaacactttaaatGAAATGCTAAATATATATTGTTACGTAATGTCACTGAAGTGTGTGcaaatcactgcattcttataaTCTGAGTTAGGCTAACTGTGGTCCACATATTTGGCTATTCATAATGTAATAACTTGACTATATGCATTCATTTTGGGGTGCATTATATTGTATTACAGATAAAACTTTtgtttgttttatatattttaataAAGTTTTTATTCTAGAAGCATTTGCACCAGAAGATGATGAGGAAAAAAAGCAACTTTGTTTCTATGACATTTTTAATGTGAAATGTATCTAAATAAGATGAATCTGTTGCATTAAAACACTTGTTTGTTGCATTGAAACACTTGCAACTTTTTTATGTCTTAGATTTGGGGATAATACTAGTTTTTGATTAGATCTTATAAAACTGTACAGTTACATTAAACAAATTAGGTTACATTTTATTATTGGTATAAGGTCGAATGGAATCAACAATTGAAGAGTTTCATTCTAAAATGCTACATAgcaattttcagaaatgttggttaaAGTGGCTTTTATTGTTTAACTAAATCgaagagattggtgtgttttttcattatctaatcatggcatagggttgttcaatgacagacatggtttttttcttctcaaatctatcacttgatggtttcatttcagagagacaaatagtCATGTTTGTTTGCAAAATGCCAAATAtccgcctcactctcagagaaataggTAGTAGCCTACTGCAAGGTTTTtcagtcaaatgtaacaaataactatTTTTTTTAGTAACGAACTGAACAAATTATACTTTTGTGATatcaatataaaaaaatatatgataaTTCATTACAGTAATATGATATCtctatgtaaaacatttacatttgacattttagtcatttagcagatgcttttatgcagagcgacttacagtaagtgcattcatcttaagatagctaggtgagacaaccacacatcacagtcgAATATACAGGATATGAACATCCCATTCCAGctcaacaatggatatatagcattttgccCAAAACATAAAACATCTTCATAAACATCTCAAATCTATTATACAAAATCTGAGatcagtaatattttacacacacatggaggtacccataagcaatcatttctgatgaaaaaacaaaaatatgaCAAATTGGTGGatatagcattttggaaataaatGATTAAATTGGCTTTAAAGTTGTAATATTCATAGAGCATTTGATATactttatatctttacattatTGATGTAGTGTCTTTTTCATCTGTTCACATCAgaagacaacaaaaaaatgcacattttaatTGACCTATTCTAGTAATCCAGGCTCTTTTGGAATGAGTGTCTTTTTTCAAGGCAGATGGCCTCTGGTATTGTCTAGGTTTTATGTAAAATGTCATACTTTACAGTTTAATCATTGGTTCATGTTTGAATTTGGAGTACTCCAATGGGGCTATAGCTGAAATGCTCACCAATGTAAGGTGTATCAAATACAATTGGATGATGTATTTTCAGATGTTTTTTTCTGTGTATGAATATCCAGAGAATAGTGTCAGAGATACAGTCATTTTGTTACCAAACGTTGCATCTGCACTGGTCCTCAAGTAAATGTGGAAATTGTTCAAAtaagtccttgtgcatagagatGTATGGTTcatttaactttgcaatcattggtttttgtttgatatacattttaaagtgtCACTCTGCTACAGTGGAATTGCCCGTATCTAACATAAATGATCGAATATATGTCTATAAAGTAATGTTGTTAGACAGTTAGTGAGACGGTTGAGAAAGAGACAAACGTTTGTTTTAATGTTTTGTCTTAATGAGAAGCATGGTCATGTTGAGATGATTTGCAGTTCTAAATCAATCCAGACATCAATGTGTAAACCCTGTTGAAATTCTAAATACCTGATTTGTAACTGCTTTAATTTGTCAGTTTATAGAATTGTGCATTGTGAATACAGATCACCAGAAATGGTTTTGATAATCATTAGATCAGAAagtgttttttaatttttatttcgtAACATTTGAAAGATTAAGTTTAACGGCCAGAAAACCTCCATTTTTTAAAATACCATTATGATACATGTTTTTGTGACTAAGTGTATCGCAACCATATCACTTTTCAGTATGATTTGCTCACCTTATCATTCATTGTGTAAGGCTGCTCAGACTGTTGTCCAAACGAAGATGGTTTAATGTGTCGCCTCAAGAGTTTTTAAGCAAGGCTCCAGAGCGGTGACCTTACAAGGCCTTTACCATACATATAGCTTCAGAAAAATCCCCTTCACACAACACGACCTATGTATTGTAACAGCTTAGCGCAAGAAAAAAAGGAACAAAGCATTAGCTCTATCTAAAGACATAACTATCGAGCTATGGATGCCTGCCTTAACACGCCTGAGCTTGGCATTAATAACCCCCTCCAATAATTGTGTACATTACAAAACATGTAGGCTCTCCTCATATTCTTTAATGGGAGCTCCTGTGCACTTCCTTTACACCCTGTTTCCTGCACACTTCCCAACGTGGCTTGCATCGAGAGTCGAGACTAGCTGCTCCGGGATGATCCAGCGTGAGAGGACATGGGTAATTAGCCATGCGGGTTTGGCAGAAGCTGCGCTCCTGTTGTTGCGGGAATGTTACACTGGAGGTCTTTTGAATCCGGTCCCGATAGTGGAGAAATATAGGATCAAGAAAGATTGAATGCCATATTTAAACACAATGGCCTTATAACTTTTTTCTATGACTGGATTTGATCTGGATTTTCAATCTCATAAATGTAACCTATGAAGGGTTTCTCATCAATACTGGTCTGTAATACAACTTCTAAATGTATTCCCCTACTTGTAGAATGATATGGAATTGCAGTAGAACTCTTCTTACGCTTTTGAATGAGAACGTGAACCtttttccctccccctctctctcgcacacattTTCAGGTGCCTGAGTCCTGGCGGTGTTGAGCACATAAAACTGGAGAGAGAACAAGCGTCGTTGACAGTAGGTGGGCACCGCGTCCTTGTCCAACCAGCCGCGCTGCCCTAGGGTGCCATGGCCACGGGAACCCAGGGGCACTTAGACCACGTTCCGGATAAAGCCAGGCTTGCGGCGGCCACAGGGAGGCGCAAGAGAGCGGAGGGGGGCAAGCCCAGGAAGAACTTCCCCTGTCAGCTGTGCGAGAAGGCTTTCAACAGCGTGGAGAAGCTAAAGGTGCACTCCTactcacacacaggagagagaccgtACCGGTGCTCCCATCAGGACTGCACCAAGGCCTTTGTCTCCAAATACAAGCTGCAACGGTAACAGAACAAGCACCTGTTATCTTCTTGTAGGCCATACTGTATTCATATGTACAACACTTACTGTAATATGGAGTTGTTATCTTTAGTAATCTGTCATTGTATACATTCATGTATTATTTAAGCTTTAAAATCACACGTACGTGTCCTGACTAGCATGCCTATATAAGTACTAAGAGTTATTGCTGTAATATAAAGTGTTGCTGGATTGTCATCTGTGTTCAAAGGCATATGGCGACACACTCGTCAGAGAAAACCCACAAGTGTACGTACTGTGAGAAAATGTTCCACCGCAAGGATCACTTGAAGAACCACCTGCACACTCACGACCCCAACAAGGAGGCCTTTGCCTGCCAGGAGTGCGGCAAGAGCTACAACACCAAGCTGGGCTTCAAGCGTCACCTGGCCCTTCATGCGGCCAACAGTGGAGACCTCACCTGCCAGGTGTGCCTTCAGCCGTTCGCCAGCACCGGCCTTCTCCTGGAGCACCTTAAGACCCACGCCGGCAAGTCCTCGGGCGGCACCAAAGAGAAGAAGCATCGGTGCGAGCACTGCGAGCGCCGCTTCTACACACGCAAGGACGTGCGCCGCCACATGGTGGTGCACACAGGCCGCAAGGACTTCCTGTGCCAGTACTGCGCCCAGCGCTTTGGCAGGAAGGACCACCTGACGCGCCACATGAAGAAGAGCCACGCCCGTGAGCTGCTGAGGGTCAAGACGGAGCCGGCCGATTCGCTGGACTCACCCTTTTCCTGCGGGCTAGCCGGAGGCGTCAAGGGCGAGCTGGCCACCATGTCGACGCCGCACAGGCAGCTCCAGCTCAACCTGTACGGTGGTCCTCTGCTGCCACAGCACCACTGCCCCACCATGCCCCCCCTGGACACAGAGCCCAACCCCCCACACCCCTTCCCCCTAAAGTACCAGCTGGGCTCTAATCTTACCTCATACTCCGTCTCCACTCTGGAGAGGGAGCAACATCTAAAGGGAGAACTGGAGACATATCTGATGGAACTGCAGAGCGGCATGCCGTCCTCCTCGGCCGAGGGGGCTCAGCTATCCTCCGCCTCCAAACTGGAGTTAGACTCCCAGGTGGGCTCGTTGGATGAGACCTCGTCTGACGAGGCATCTCTGTCCAAAATCTCGGCGGCAGCGGGCGAATCGCTGGCCTCCTCCTCATTGCTCGATTTCTCACAGCTCTTCAACTTCCTGCCCTTGAACAGCCCTCCTTATGGGCACCAGGTGACAGCCGGTGGGGGTCTAGGCGGGGTCTCCTTCCCGCCAGAGGAGGCACTGTCTCTCGTCCAGCTTCCGCCCCAGCCCCTGGATTCTCATGAGGTGACAGGGAGCGGGGAGGATGTAAGCCCCCTCcacagcctctcctcctcctacacctctAACCTGAGCACAACCACCACACTGCCCCGCTTTCACCAGGCCTTCCagtgacacaacacaacacacacacatgcacacacacttacacacgtacagtaaacacacacaggcGGATAAAAAATTATATTctgcaaattattattttcatgcCAGTAACACATTTTTGAATATGTCTGCACAAAACTACGACGTAATAGCACTTCTGTTCAACAGTTATGGGATTCTACACATACAGATACAGTATATTAGATGTATGGGTGTGTATCAGCACTGACATATACCACATACACAAGTCGTTTGGCTCGACCACATAGCTCAAGCCATGGGATAATGGTTGACATTTCATGTGGTTTGTGTCAACAATACTATATCTTCACAGCCCTTGCAAATTCACCACTATAATGTTCATGACCAACACAGTCCATTTTAGTTCAAACAACAATTAAACATAACTAGGGTTTTGGAGTTTTACATAGAGGAATTTATTTAGGAATGTGATTGCAGTGATGTATTTCTACCAATCTATATTCTTAACCCCCTTTGCCTTGGAGTAGATTGAACCTAGTATGTCGATTTAACCATATTTTCATATAGAACTTTGTACTTTTGTGTGATGTTGAATGTCCTCACCGctaaccatttaaaaaaaatgtctttaTCTCTTTGTTTTGTATTAAGATTTATAGCAATGCAATCATATGTTTTTAGACATAAGGTACTGAAAAGCCCCTTGTGGAATGTAGTGTGAGAATCATCCCTGTTCCCCATCAAAACCAAAGTCCACCAAATATCGACTGAGTTGCCAGGCAGAATAGTGTCATGGTATCGCTGATGGTTGTAAATGTTGCTGCTGCCTAGTAGTTCCCCTATAGGCCGATGGGATAACTCAGCTACAGATAGACTAAGTTGTTCGTcctcatttcatttgatttcaTATAAAAGGGACAAGATAATATACCATTTTTATGGCAAGAATGTAATCGTAGGCCTGATTCCATTTCGGCCCCTAGCCCTTCGCTGCTTCATACCCCTTGGTCAAAATTGCTAAAGGACCGAAATGGAACCAGACAGTAGAAACAACATTAAAGCACTGCCACATAACTAGGGTCAATTTGTCTTTCCTCATTCTACCGGTTTTAGTACCGGATATGAGGTTAGAAATAGTTTGGGGAGCTTTAACTCAATcattgcctggctacccaaacaCCTAGCTCCAGCCAAACGCTATTGGCCTGAGCACCTCCCCGACGGTTTCTAGAACGCAAACTTATTCTAACTGTTCTGATTGTCCCAGAATcggatgggttgggccagagccagaacacacgtgAGTAAAGCGGCGTTTCGAAAATtggtcattggctttgatactccgATTGGTTAAAGATGATCCAATTGCTGATGATTTTGTTTCGTACAACAGCCCTCATTTTGTCACCACAAACAACTTCAacgatggcagtctcagactgaagtatgtagcgaACATAGAGCAGCGGAAGAATCCCGTTTGAGTCGTCAGGCAAACCATGCATCAAATCAAGGATAATGTTAGCAATATTCAATCCGCAGGAAACAGTGTAGTTGAACCACCAGTTGCAAAGAGAAATATGTCCATTGTGCAGTTTGAAGCGCTAGATGGGTATCTTTAAATAGGTATCTGGACACTTTGTATGAGTATGCTAAGGTTTGTGTGAGCCTAGGCCTAGTATGTGATTGCAGAGGAGAGGACCCTCACGCAGAAAATCTGGGAGGCTGTGTAGAGCGGTCAGAACCGAACTGCCTGTTACAACTCATCTAGGTGGTGCGATGGATTAGTCATGTCTGAATGTGTGAATGGGAGATTTGTGCCTCACACATGCAGACATTCAGAGTAGTGAATGCAAAAGCACTTCTAATGTAATATGTGACACATTGTTCCTTCACTCAGAGCAAAGGGATGTCCCAACTTTACATTTCAAGTCAGTATCCAGTAATCCAAGATTATCTTCAAGGCCCATAATACAATTACAATATttaggtttttattttatttattttattttgtgtttttttattaACAGGTAAATACAATATTACAGCCAGCCAGATTCCTCTTGTTATACTATTCACAAAGAAGGAACCCTCTCAAATATAAGTATACTGACCAATGGCAACCAGCATATCAGCTCAGTACAGAAAATGCTTCTCTACAAATGCTGAGACAGAAACACAGCTACTTTAGCTTACCAGTACCTGAAGTAGCCCCTTAGCGCCAATTTAAACAGTTGTTTTGACATTGTATGTAAGGTTTAGATAAAGTACTGTATTCTACACCTCTGCGTGATATGAACTTGGCTGGAGTTCATACTTGGCCGCCACGGTTGAAGAGTGCTCATGAAGGATTTGGTTTTTAGTGTCTCTAAATGATCTTGTCAATTTTGTACGATGTGTTGTATAGTGCTGTATGATATAGAAACTAGAGGAAAATCCCAGCAATGATGAAATATGGatgactggtctggtctggtcaagAAGTGACATTCCCAGAATTGTCTCTGAGCGAGATGCTGTAACACTGTGCTGAGAGACACTGACCCTGCTGCTGTCAAACAGTTCCTGAACAactacagtacaagtcaaaagtttgggcacacctactcattcaagggtttttctttattttcacaattttctacattgtagaataatggtgaagacatcaaaactatgaaataatacatatagaatcatgtagtaaccaaaaaagtgttaaacatatcaaaatatattttatatttgagtttcttcaaagtagccaccctttgccttgacagctttgcacactcttggcattctctcaaccagctccacgaggtagtcacctggaatgcttttccaacagtcttgaaggacttccacatatgctgatcacttgttgtctgtgttccaactcatcccaaaccatctcaattgggttgaggttgggtgattgtggaggccaggtcatctgatgcagcactccatcgctctccttcttggtctaatagcccttacacagcctggagatgtgtttggtcattgtcctgttgaaaaacaaatgattgtcccactaagtgcaaaccagatgggatggcgtatcgctgcagaatgctgtagtagtcGGActcgttaagtgtgccttgaattctaaacaaatatctgacagtgtcaccagcaaagcaccatcacacctcttccatgcttcacggtgggaactacacatgtggagatcatccgttcacctactctgcgtctcacaaagacacgggggTAACTCAAATGACCTTATCCTCTGCATTagcggtaactctgggtctttctttcctgtggctgtcctcatgagagccagtttcatcatagcgtttgatggtttttgcgactgcactttaagaaatgttcaaagttcttgaaatgttccggattgactgaccttcatgccttaaagtaatgatgcactgtcgtttctctttgcttatttgaacttttcttgcaataatatggacttggtcttttaccaaatagggctatcttctgtacaccacccctaccttgtcacaacacaactaattggctcaaatgcattaaaaaggaaggaaattccacaaattaacttataacaaggcccacctgttaatggaaatgcattccaggtgactacctcatggagctggttgagagaatgccaagagtgtgcaaagctgtcatcaaggcaaagggtggctactgaagaatctcaaatataaaatatatgttgatttgtttaacacttttttggttactacatttttccatatgtgttatttcatagttttgatgtcttcactattattctacaatgtaaaaaatagtagaAATtaagaagaacccttgaatgagtaggtgtattgaaacttttgactggtactgtatgtaagatGAAACAGCTTAGGTCACTGCCAGAATAATGTCAGTCTTTAGGAACTTGTGTACTTGGCACTGTGTGCTTGTggatgtatgtgtgcatgtgcatcTGTAAATCTAAATGCCTATGTTTCTGCTTTGTTCAGTGATAGTGTATGGAAGATGTTTTCAGTTACAACTTAGATCTTAGTAGCCAGATCAAGTCAATCCCATCATCGAAGGAATGACATTGATACCCCTGGGATGTAACGCTATGATGATAGAGGTTTGGCTTCAGGTAAAAGTCAACCTTTGGCCTTAATGGATATCTaatacagtatttttttttacccTCGTTCGAGACGTGCCATTTATAGGTGTCTTTGCCTCACTCAAAGGGAGATGAGGACCTCACAGACACCTTTCAACCACGTTCATTTCAGTACAGCAGGGCCGATTACATGCGAGTGTGCAAATGTGCCTATAGCGTTCTGACCAATAGCAGCAATGTACTGCATATCCATTTGATTTAATCAAGTTTTTACTATTTAATTCTCTAATGTAAACCATAATCCGTTTTATAAATAGATCCCATTGAaataattatatattatattaaaaaCATTAGTGGGGGAACTGTTTTGATATATTTCTACTAAATCTTTAATGCTCACGTAGACCAACTCTGTAAGTTCATGTAACCTATGGGAGTGGATATTAATTTGCTTGATTATAATGACTGAAAAAGTACAGTAGCTGGG encodes the following:
- the chchd7 gene encoding coiled-coil-helix-coiled-coil-helix domain-containing protein 7 translates to MDKNVRKLRSKDINPCIEESDGSQKCLDANNYDKNMCSAYFLRYKNCRKYWHNLMVNRRRDGVKPDMPTAEERQEILAAIGGKPY
- the plag1 gene encoding zinc finger protein PLAG1 translates to MATGTQGHLDHVPDKARLAAATGRRKRAEGGKPRKNFPCQLCEKAFNSVEKLKVHSYSHTGERPYRCSHQDCTKAFVSKYKLQRHMATHSSEKTHKCTYCEKMFHRKDHLKNHLHTHDPNKEAFACQECGKSYNTKLGFKRHLALHAANSGDLTCQVCLQPFASTGLLLEHLKTHAGKSSGGTKEKKHRCEHCERRFYTRKDVRRHMVVHTGRKDFLCQYCAQRFGRKDHLTRHMKKSHARELLRVKTEPADSLDSPFSCGLAGGVKGELATMSTPHRQLQLNLYGGPLLPQHHCPTMPPLDTEPNPPHPFPLKYQLGSNLTSYSVSTLEREQHLKGELETYLMELQSGMPSSSAEGAQLSSASKLELDSQVGSLDETSSDEASLSKISAAAGESLASSSLLDFSQLFNFLPLNSPPYGHQVTAGGGLGGVSFPPEEALSLVQLPPQPLDSHEVTGSGEDVSPLHSLSSSYTSNLSTTTTLPRFHQAFQ